A part of Notolabrus celidotus isolate fNotCel1 chromosome 21, fNotCel1.pri, whole genome shotgun sequence genomic DNA contains:
- the pthlha gene encoding parathyroid hormone-like hormone a isoform X2, translated as MFCSRRVLQQWCFSLFLLCSPVPHFGRPIDALSHRIKRTVTHAQLMHDKGQALQDFKRRLWLQALLNNVHTAEIRDIPVQTTAGGGSSSGAGVALPGVGLGIHLSTTGSTLHSKPPGGTKNLPISFKMEEEEGTNLPQETNKSQTYKDGVMKAPGKKKKKGRSGKRREGEKRKRRARSLGWRPEDEPGSGLHLEWRSLLGLQRALL; from the exons ATGTTCTGCTCCAGGAGAGTCCTGCAGCAGTGGTGCTTTTCCCTgttcctgctctgctctcctgtTCCGCACTTTGGACGCCCAATTGATGCCCTCAGCCACAGAAT AAAGCGGACGGTGACTCATGCTCAGCTGATGCACGACAAAGGCCAGGCACTGCAGGACTTTAAGCGGCGCTTGTGGCTGCAGGCTCTTTTGAATAATGTCCACACAGCAGAGATCAGAGACATCCCGGTGCAGACCACAGCAGGAGGCGGAAGCAGCAGCGGCGCTGGCGTCGCGCTGCCAGGTGTCGGCCTAGGAATCCACCTGAGCACCACCGGCAGCACCCTGCACTCCAAACCTCCCGGAGGAACCAAAAACCTCCCAATCAGCTtcaagatggaggaggaggaaggaaccAACCTCCCGCAGGAGACCAACAAGTCTCAGACGTACAAAGACGGCGTGATGAAAGCGCCcggcaagaagaagaagaaagggaggtccgggaagaggagggagggagagaagaggaagaggagggcgcGCTCGCTTGGGTGGAGACCAGAGGACGAACCAGGAAGTGGACTCCACCTGGAGTGGAGGTCTCTGCTGGGCCTTCAGAGGGCGCTGCTTTAA
- the pthlha gene encoding parathyroid hormone-like hormone a isoform X1, producing MTMFCSRRVLQQWCFSLFLLCSPVPHFGRPIDALSHRIKRTVTHAQLMHDKGQALQDFKRRLWLQALLNNVHTAEIRDIPVQTTAGGGSSSGAGVALPGVGLGIHLSTTGSTLHSKPPGGTKNLPISFKMEEEEGTNLPQETNKSQTYKDGVMKAPGKKKKKGRSGKRREGEKRKRRARSLGWRPEDEPGSGLHLEWRSLLGLQRALL from the exons AT GACCATGTTCTGCTCCAGGAGAGTCCTGCAGCAGTGGTGCTTTTCCCTgttcctgctctgctctcctgtTCCGCACTTTGGACGCCCAATTGATGCCCTCAGCCACAGAAT AAAGCGGACGGTGACTCATGCTCAGCTGATGCACGACAAAGGCCAGGCACTGCAGGACTTTAAGCGGCGCTTGTGGCTGCAGGCTCTTTTGAATAATGTCCACACAGCAGAGATCAGAGACATCCCGGTGCAGACCACAGCAGGAGGCGGAAGCAGCAGCGGCGCTGGCGTCGCGCTGCCAGGTGTCGGCCTAGGAATCCACCTGAGCACCACCGGCAGCACCCTGCACTCCAAACCTCCCGGAGGAACCAAAAACCTCCCAATCAGCTtcaagatggaggaggaggaaggaaccAACCTCCCGCAGGAGACCAACAAGTCTCAGACGTACAAAGACGGCGTGATGAAAGCGCCcggcaagaagaagaagaaagggaggtccgggaagaggagggagggagagaagaggaagaggagggcgcGCTCGCTTGGGTGGAGACCAGAGGACGAACCAGGAAGTGGACTCCACCTGGAGTGGAGGTCTCTGCTGGGCCTTCAGAGGGCGCTGCTTTAA